Within the Chromobacterium paludis genome, the region TTCAAGCGATCGGCGTATTCGGCGGTCAGCGCGCCGGCCACCACATCGTCTATCTGCTTCTTCAAAAACGTGGTGCGGTTGGCCAGCTGCTTGGCCTGCAGATTGTCCACGCCGTCCGGTCCGCCCAAAACAGGGTCGGTGGTTTCCAGTTGATAGATGCCCGTCTCCCAGACGGGTTTTTCTTGCAGATTGGCCATTAGGCACTCCCTCGGTTGAATTGGCGGTTGCGGCGGATGGCGCCGTTGTGGCGGTTGGCCACCTTTTGGTACTCCAGGCTGGCCAGCACGCTGCGCGCCGGGGCGTACAGCGCCAGCATGCGGCGCAGCTGGGCGGCCTGGTCGTTGGTGATGGGCTTGCCCAGCAGGACCCGGTACTGGTTCCAGCTGCCTGGGTCGCCATGCACGTAATAGCCGTTGCGTTGGATCAGGCCGTTGCGGCGCTGGCCGGCCAAGCCCTCGATCAGCTCCACTTCGCCCAGGCCCAGGCGGCGTATCACTTCGCGTATGGCCCAGGGCGTGCCTTTGTAGCGATGTAGCTCGTTGGCGCTGTGCAAGAGCGCGCGGCGCGCCTCGTCGGACTCGGCCAGGGTCCAGCCCTCGTCGCCGCCGATGTGGAATTGCTCGGCCAGTTGCGGCAGCAGCTTGGCGTCGACGTTGTCCAGCAGGTAGACCAAGAAGGGGGTCAGGTCGATGTCGGTCAGCCGCTCGGTCAACG harbors:
- a CDS encoding phage tail protein: MADAVSPILKQDARFGPLAALTERLTDIDLTPFLVYLLDNVDAKLLPQLAEQFHIGGDEGWTLAESDEARRALLHSANELHRYKGTPWAIREVIRRLGLGEVELIEGLAGQRRNGLIQRNGYYVHGDPGSWNQYRVLLGKPITNDQAAQLRRMLALYAPARSVLASLEYQKVANRHNGAIRRNRQFNRGSA